The following coding sequences are from one Leptospira mayottensis 200901116 window:
- the dxr gene encoding 1-deoxy-D-xylulose-5-phosphate reductoisomerase, which produces MATSVSLLGASGSVGESTLKVLRAYPEEFRLHSFSVHSNLEKAKAIQKEFSPDFICVSCETVDRSVLGNKIGKTQVLYGESALCELVREPEVQIVITAIVGSVGLRPTIAAITSGKRLGIANKETLVTSGPLINSLIAKHKTKVVPVDSEHNALFQLLESLNRDSLEKIILTASGGSFRDLSIEQLASVTKEQALHHPTWNMGPKITVDSNGMINKGLEVIEAHFLFGVPYERIEVVIHPQSIAHGIVELKDGASFVYASYPDMIFPIAHSLFHPEPVPKLLRSYSAKDWGKLEFREPDLKRYPGLRLAFEAGKAGGTAPCIFNAANEVAVGLFLKDEIRFVEIPNYISETLDAIEITYPTTLEGYEEADRVARETVQNLKGRKAVSAC; this is translated from the coding sequence ATGGCAACTTCCGTCAGTCTTTTAGGTGCGTCCGGTTCCGTAGGAGAATCTACTCTTAAGGTCCTGCGCGCTTACCCGGAAGAATTCAGACTTCATTCTTTCAGCGTTCATTCGAATCTGGAAAAAGCGAAAGCGATTCAAAAAGAATTCTCCCCCGACTTTATCTGTGTTAGCTGCGAGACCGTGGATAGGTCCGTTCTCGGAAATAAAATCGGCAAAACACAAGTCCTTTATGGAGAATCTGCTCTTTGCGAGCTTGTTCGAGAACCCGAAGTTCAAATCGTAATCACCGCTATCGTAGGTTCCGTGGGTTTACGTCCGACGATCGCCGCGATCACTTCCGGCAAAAGATTAGGGATTGCAAATAAAGAAACGTTAGTCACATCGGGGCCTCTCATCAATTCTCTGATTGCAAAACACAAAACCAAAGTGGTTCCAGTCGATTCGGAGCATAACGCTCTCTTTCAACTCTTGGAATCTTTGAACCGCGACTCTCTAGAAAAGATCATTCTCACTGCGTCGGGCGGTTCGTTTCGGGATCTTTCCATAGAACAATTGGCGTCCGTTACCAAGGAACAGGCGCTTCATCATCCTACTTGGAATATGGGACCTAAGATCACCGTGGATTCCAACGGGATGATTAACAAAGGACTTGAAGTCATCGAAGCACATTTTTTGTTCGGAGTTCCTTACGAACGCATTGAAGTTGTGATTCACCCTCAGAGTATCGCGCACGGTATCGTGGAATTAAAAGATGGCGCTTCGTTCGTTTATGCTTCTTATCCGGATATGATTTTTCCGATTGCACATTCTCTCTTTCATCCGGAACCGGTTCCTAAACTATTGCGGTCCTACTCTGCTAAGGATTGGGGAAAGCTGGAATTTCGGGAGCCGGATTTGAAACGATATCCGGGACTCAGATTAGCGTTTGAGGCGGGTAAGGCGGGGGGAACTGCTCCCTGCATTTTTAACGCGGCCAACGAGGTCGCCGTGGGATTGTTTTTAAAGGATGAGATCCGTTTTGTGGAAATTCCGAATTATATTTCCGAAACGTTAGATGCAATTGAAATTACGTATCCGACGACTTTGGAAGGCTACGAGGAAGCGGACCGGGTTGCCCGTGAAACCGTTCAAAATCTGAAAGGAAGGAAGGCGGTGTCCGCATGTTAA
- a CDS encoding phosphatidate cytidylyltransferase yields MGETSKRLASAAVLIVFYLFMIFYADFYYLQTYLILLLGGTIGIREFYNLSDRGEDGKPFRGTGVFFMLLILTFYYFRFIGSQNQFEAPLFFQKYIQYFIPPFDPVPVAFLFLFIVTFTLQITRRPLDGAIFSVSSTFLGVFYIAVPLGHLFLLLGMKQGVYYIFFVSVVTFLTDAGAYFGGRWFGRHPAGLAISPKKTWEGYVTGIVIAIASIFIFNMIWENFTGIPASVRGLEVFWISTILSLVSVIGDLLESAMKRDAKIKDSGSLIPGHGGILDLADALLITIPVLYYYLQIKGNLGFQV; encoded by the coding sequence ATGGGTGAAACATCCAAGAGGCTCGCTTCCGCCGCGGTGCTGATTGTATTTTATCTTTTTATGATATTCTATGCAGATTTTTATTATTTGCAGACGTATCTGATTCTTCTTTTGGGTGGAACTATCGGAATCAGAGAATTTTACAACCTTTCCGATCGTGGAGAGGACGGAAAGCCGTTTCGGGGAACCGGAGTGTTCTTCATGCTTCTGATTCTTACTTTTTACTACTTCCGATTCATAGGTTCACAGAATCAGTTCGAAGCCCCTTTGTTCTTTCAGAAATACATCCAATATTTTATTCCCCCTTTCGATCCCGTTCCGGTCGCATTTCTTTTCCTGTTTATCGTAACGTTTACTTTGCAAATCACCAGACGCCCGTTAGACGGTGCAATCTTTTCGGTTTCTTCTACGTTTCTCGGAGTGTTTTATATCGCGGTTCCTTTGGGACACCTGTTTCTTCTTTTGGGAATGAAACAGGGGGTCTATTACATCTTTTTCGTGTCCGTGGTCACTTTCTTAACTGATGCCGGAGCGTATTTCGGAGGAAGATGGTTCGGAAGGCACCCCGCAGGTCTTGCGATTTCTCCCAAAAAAACCTGGGAAGGTTATGTGACCGGAATTGTGATCGCCATTGCTTCAATTTTCATCTTCAACATGATTTGGGAAAATTTCACGGGGATTCCTGCGTCCGTTCGCGGATTAGAAGTTTTTTGGATTTCGACGATTTTATCTTTGGTCAGCGTAATCGGGGATCTTTTGGAATCCGCAATGAAACGGGATGCGAAGATCAAAGACTCCGGTTCTCTGATTCCGGGTCACGGTGGAATACTCGATCTCGCGGACGCTCTTTTGATAACAATCCCCGTTTTATATTATTATCTTCAGATCAAGGGGAATCTCGGATTCCAAGTCTAA
- a CDS encoding isoprenyl transferase, whose amino-acid sequence MDGNGRWAASIGKPRSEGHREGANAIDRLMDASLEFGLKNISLYAFSTENWKRPITEIRSIFNLLVEFIDTRLDTIHARGIRIHHSGSRKRLTRNVLDKIDFAIEKTQKNKNLNVNFCLNYGSKDELLRAAQEAFLRRKKEKVSFEKPLKEKELEKFLYTSTLPPVDLLIRTAGEQRLSNFLLWQSAYAELYFTDTLWPDFDKNSLVNSLKWYETRTRKFGGLTNG is encoded by the coding sequence ATGGACGGTAATGGTCGATGGGCCGCTTCTATCGGGAAGCCCCGATCGGAAGGACATAGGGAAGGGGCAAACGCGATTGATCGTTTGATGGATGCAAGTCTTGAGTTCGGTCTGAAGAATATTTCTCTTTACGCATTTTCCACCGAAAATTGGAAACGCCCGATCACCGAAATCCGATCCATTTTCAATTTGCTTGTGGAGTTTATCGATACTCGTTTAGATACGATTCACGCGAGGGGAATTCGAATTCATCACTCGGGAAGCAGAAAGCGTCTGACACGAAATGTTTTGGATAAGATCGACTTTGCGATCGAGAAGACCCAAAAGAACAAGAATTTGAACGTAAATTTTTGTTTGAACTATGGTTCCAAAGACGAACTACTCAGAGCGGCTCAAGAAGCTTTTTTACGCCGAAAAAAGGAAAAGGTCTCTTTCGAAAAGCCGTTGAAAGAGAAGGAACTTGAAAAATTTTTATATACGTCTACCCTTCCTCCCGTAGATTTACTGATCAGAACGGCCGGAGAACAAAGACTTTCGAATTTTCTGCTTTGGCAATCCGCTTATGCGGAGTTGTATTTTACGGATACTCTTTGGCCCGACTTCGATAAAAATTCCCTGGTAAATTCCCTGAAGTGGTACGAAACCAGAACCCGAAAATTCGGAGGACTTACAAATGGGTGA
- the frr gene encoding ribosome recycling factor produces MASEEIISGMKTKMDKTIDLLKKDFGTIRTGRANPSLVEDIRVDYYGTLTPINQLGNISVPEPRILVISPYDKGIMKDIEKAIQASGLGLQPSNDGVVIRIIIPELTGERRKELAKVVKSKSEEKKVAIRNIRRDAMEDLKKHTEGLSQDEIKTVQDQIQKTTDSYIDKISALTAEKEKEITTI; encoded by the coding sequence ATGGCAAGTGAAGAAATCATTTCGGGAATGAAGACTAAGATGGATAAAACCATCGATCTGTTAAAAAAGGATTTTGGAACCATTCGTACCGGACGCGCAAATCCTTCTCTCGTGGAAGATATTCGTGTGGATTATTACGGAACTTTGACTCCGATCAATCAGCTGGGAAACATTTCCGTTCCAGAACCAAGAATTCTCGTGATTTCTCCTTACGATAAGGGAATCATGAAGGATATTGAAAAAGCGATCCAGGCTTCCGGATTGGGTCTTCAACCGTCTAACGACGGAGTTGTAATTCGAATCATCATTCCGGAACTTACGGGCGAGCGACGCAAAGAACTTGCAAAAGTTGTAAAGTCCAAATCGGAGGAAAAGAAAGTTGCGATTCGTAACATCCGTAGGGACGCGATGGAAGATCTAAAAAAACACACCGAAGGATTGTCTCAGGACGAGATTAAAACAGTTCAAGACCAGATTCAAAAAACTACCGATTCTTATATCGATAAAATTTCCGCTCTGACCGCAGAGAAGGAAAAGGAGATCACTACGATCTAA
- the pyrH gene encoding UMP kinase: MGSKYKRILIKLSGEALAGEGEFGIDTNKAHSLAEEIKEVHDLGVEIALVVGGGNIIRGTNLAKVGIDRATADYMGMLATIQNALALQDACEKKGLYTRVQSAIEINSIAESYIRRRAVRHLEKRRIVIFAGGTGNPYFTTDTTASLRAVEVGCDVILKATKVDGVYTADPKKDNGAQRYSQISFMESINRRLKVMDSTALSLCMENNMPIIVFDIFKQGNLKDLITGKNIGTLISNSEDIQIDGK, encoded by the coding sequence TTGGGATCAAAGTATAAGAGAATTCTAATCAAGCTCTCCGGGGAGGCTCTTGCCGGAGAGGGAGAATTCGGGATCGATACCAATAAGGCCCATTCTCTCGCGGAGGAAATCAAGGAAGTTCATGATCTGGGAGTGGAAATCGCTCTCGTAGTCGGGGGCGGTAATATCATTCGGGGCACCAATCTCGCCAAGGTGGGAATTGATCGGGCGACCGCGGATTATATGGGAATGCTCGCTACGATTCAGAACGCTCTTGCACTTCAGGATGCCTGCGAAAAAAAAGGACTCTATACAAGAGTTCAATCCGCGATTGAAATTAATTCCATTGCTGAAAGTTACATTCGTCGTCGTGCCGTTAGACATCTTGAAAAAAGAAGAATTGTAATCTTTGCGGGCGGAACCGGAAATCCTTATTTTACGACCGATACTACCGCCAGTCTTCGAGCCGTGGAAGTGGGCTGCGACGTAATTCTCAAAGCTACGAAAGTGGATGGGGTTTATACCGCGGATCCTAAAAAAGACAACGGCGCACAACGTTATTCTCAAATTTCCTTTATGGAGTCGATTAATCGTCGTTTGAAGGTGATGGATTCGACTGCACTCAGTTTGTGTATGGAAAACAACATGCCGATTATCGTTTTCGATATCTTCAAGCAAGGAAACCTTAAGGACTTAATCACAGGAAAAAACATCGGGACCTTGATCTCTAACTCGGAGGATATTCAAATCGATGGCAAGTGA
- the tsf gene encoding translation elongation factor Ts: MAAVTTDLIRELRERTSAGMMDCKKALEENNADIEKAITWLREKGIAKAAKKAGRETKEGRIVSYIHGNGKIGVLVELNSETDFVSKNEEFEALGKEICMQIAAMNPLYLNEESIPVTDLEREKGIMKAQLEAEGKKAEQIEKILPGKIKKYVSEACLVNQAFFKDDSKTIDDLVKEAIAKFGENITIARFVRFQVGGL, from the coding sequence ATGGCAGCAGTTACTACGGATTTAATCAGAGAACTCAGAGAGAGAACCAGTGCGGGAATGATGGACTGCAAAAAGGCTCTTGAGGAAAACAACGCGGATATTGAAAAAGCGATTACCTGGCTTCGTGAGAAAGGAATTGCGAAAGCTGCTAAAAAAGCGGGAAGAGAAACCAAAGAAGGAAGAATTGTTTCCTACATTCATGGAAACGGAAAGATCGGGGTTCTTGTAGAATTGAATTCCGAAACCGACTTCGTTTCCAAAAACGAAGAGTTTGAAGCGCTGGGAAAAGAAATCTGTATGCAGATTGCTGCGATGAATCCTTTGTATTTGAACGAGGAATCTATTCCTGTTACGGATCTGGAAAGGGAAAAAGGAATCATGAAAGCTCAACTGGAAGCGGAAGGCAAAAAAGCGGAACAGATCGAAAAGATTCTTCCCGGAAAAATCAAAAAATATGTTTCCGAAGCTTGTCTTGTAAACCAGGCATTTTTTAAGGACGATTCTAAAACCATAGACGACTTAGTAAAGGAAGCGATCGCGAAATTTGGCGAAAACATCACGATCGCCCGTTTTGTCCGCTTTCAGGTAGGTGGACTCTAA
- the rpsB gene encoding 30S ribosomal protein S2, translating to MSVISMKNLLETGVHFGHQTRKWNPKMAPYVFTARNGIHIIDLQKTVQKAKEAYDALKKLTSEGKKVLFVGTKKQARGAIEREALRSSMFFINNRWPGGLLTNWNTVKKSIARLKKLEAMEADNSFEKEVKTKKEVLTLRRELEKLRKTLGGIKDMATIPEIMFVIDPKKEEIAVKEARKLGLKIFAVVDTNCDPELIDYPIPGNDDAIRAISLFLETMSNAVIEGTGGVVEQPRFSEDLDSEALALEYQGEYDESGKFIMDEDADSKKPKAEEAAPIEVDQKE from the coding sequence ATGTCAGTGATCTCAATGAAAAATCTTCTGGAAACCGGAGTACACTTCGGTCACCAGACTCGCAAATGGAATCCAAAAATGGCTCCGTATGTTTTTACGGCCAGAAATGGAATTCATATTATCGATCTTCAAAAAACCGTTCAAAAAGCAAAGGAAGCTTACGATGCCCTCAAAAAGCTGACTTCCGAAGGGAAGAAGGTCCTTTTTGTAGGAACGAAAAAACAAGCGAGAGGAGCGATTGAAAGAGAAGCGCTTCGCTCTAGCATGTTTTTTATCAACAATCGTTGGCCGGGCGGTCTATTGACCAACTGGAACACAGTAAAAAAGAGTATCGCTCGTTTAAAAAAACTGGAAGCGATGGAAGCGGATAACAGCTTCGAAAAAGAAGTAAAAACTAAAAAAGAAGTCCTGACCTTAAGAAGAGAGTTAGAAAAACTCCGCAAAACTTTGGGCGGAATTAAGGACATGGCTACGATTCCAGAAATCATGTTCGTGATTGATCCTAAAAAGGAAGAAATCGCTGTAAAAGAAGCGAGAAAACTCGGCCTTAAGATTTTCGCGGTGGTGGATACCAATTGCGATCCTGAATTGATCGATTATCCGATTCCGGGTAACGACGATGCGATTCGCGCAATTTCTCTCTTTCTTGAAACTATGTCCAATGCGGTCATCGAAGGAACCGGTGGAGTCGTGGAGCAACCTAGATTCAGCGAAGATCTGGATTCGGAAGCGCTGGCACTCGAATACCAAGGCGAATACGATGAAAGTGGAAAGTTCATCATGGACGAGGATGCGGATTCTAAAAAGCCCAAAGCGGAAGAAGCCGCTCCGATCGAAGTAGATCAAAAGGAATAG